In one window of Brenneria goodwinii DNA:
- a CDS encoding amino acid ABC transporter permease, whose amino-acid sequence MNELLLYLPDYLRAMGVTLWISACSAAFGALLGFLLHAVCRRQAWLYAAWRFYVWVIRGTPYLAQLAVIYFGLPSVGVMLSAVEATILSLTLYSAAYFSEIFRASWQSIARGQLEAAAAHNISPWQSFWHIQTPQAMRFSLPMLGNQFILTIKESAVASVITVPELTMTTGQIVANTYTYVLPYALLILSYWLLAQGVSLSVRLLSRWQTSKG is encoded by the coding sequence ATGAACGAGCTGCTTCTCTACTTACCCGACTACCTGCGCGCGATGGGCGTTACGCTGTGGATCAGCGCCTGCTCCGCCGCATTCGGCGCGCTGCTCGGTTTCTTACTGCACGCGGTGTGCCGCAGACAAGCATGGCTCTATGCCGCATGGCGGTTCTATGTCTGGGTGATTCGCGGCACGCCCTATCTGGCGCAGTTGGCGGTCATTTACTTCGGTCTGCCGTCGGTCGGCGTCATGCTGAGCGCCGTCGAGGCCACCATTTTATCGCTGACCTTGTACAGCGCCGCCTACTTCAGCGAGATCTTCCGCGCCAGTTGGCAAAGCATTGCCCGCGGCCAGTTGGAAGCGGCGGCGGCGCATAATATTTCGCCGTGGCAGAGCTTCTGGCATATCCAAACGCCGCAGGCGATGCGCTTCAGCCTGCCGATGCTCGGCAATCAGTTCATTCTGACCATAAAAGAGAGCGCGGTGGCATCGGTGATCACCGTTCCCGAACTCACCATGACGACGGGACAGATCGTCGCGAATACCTATACCTATGTCCTGCCCTACGCCTTGCTGATTCTGAGCTACTGGCTGCTGGCGCAGGGCGTCAGTCTGAGCGTTCGCCTGCTCAGCCGCTGGCAAACCTCGAAAGGATAA
- a CDS encoding DUF1989 domain-containing protein, translating to MSTINYPACCEKDNGTALGTNATATSPISADGTPTPGELYTVPARCGRAVRLQKGQVIRIINTPGSQVCDTWLFNSDDLSEFSSMEHTRAFIDKIIPQPGDVLVTNHRRPIGTLLTDTSPGIHDTMIAACDLFRYSNMGITEYHDSCADNMRLALNAIGLRAREVPQPLNLWMNTPVNPDYTISWLPTVSKAGDYVEIRAELDCIVVMSACPQDIVPINGCNPQPIHFSVID from the coding sequence ATGAGCACGATCAACTACCCTGCCTGCTGTGAAAAAGATAACGGCACCGCACTCGGCACCAATGCCACCGCCACCTCGCCGATTTCCGCCGACGGCACGCCGACGCCCGGTGAACTTTACACCGTACCGGCCCGCTGCGGCCGCGCCGTGCGTCTGCAAAAGGGGCAGGTTATCCGCATTATCAACACGCCGGGAAGCCAGGTGTGCGATACCTGGCTGTTCAACAGCGACGATCTGAGCGAGTTCTCCTCCATGGAACACACGCGCGCGTTCATTGACAAAATCATCCCCCAACCGGGCGATGTCTTGGTCACCAACCATCGCCGTCCGATCGGCACGCTGCTGACCGATACTTCGCCGGGCATTCACGACACCATGATTGCCGCCTGCGATCTGTTCCGTTACAGCAATATGGGGATCACCGAATACCACGACAGTTGCGCCGACAACATGCGCCTGGCGCTCAACGCCATCGGCCTGCGCGCCCGCGAAGTGCCGCAGCCGCTGAACCTGTGGATGAATACCCCGGTCAACCCCGATTACACCATCTCCTGGCTGCCTACCGTCAGCAAAGCGGGCGATTATGTAGAGATCCGTGCCGAATTAGATTGCATCGTGGTCATGTCCGCCTGTCCGCAGGACATCGTGCCAATCAATGGTTGTAATCCTCAGCCAATTCATTTTAGTGTAATTGACTAA
- a CDS encoding M20 family metallo-hydrolase, with translation MVSEQGKRAANGVSQARLLNNLAALARFGALPSGGVNRQALSADDLDARAWLIELALSLGCEVSTDACANLFIRRAGMQDLPPVVTGSHIDTQPSGGNLDGCYGVMAGIECLSALNEAGITTQRPLEVVVWTNEEGSRFAPGAMGSSAFVNPDCLAGYLDNQDRDGVTVSAALTNCHRRFADLPRRVKYPMAAFIELHIEQGPVLEQAGLSLATVQGIQGVRWYQIRCVGQSAHAGTTPMNRRADAMTLARRLTDRIERAVADVPADQLRLTFGCWRVAPNAINTVAGEVSFTIDFRSPDDDALTRFDALIAGLAADNVIVTPSLRQPPIAFDAHLLAQQQACCDALDIPTAKLVSGAFHDAMYLAQHCPTSMFFVPSRNGVSHNPAEYTDPHSLWLGARALACCLTELANPLTGVNS, from the coding sequence ATGGTCAGTGAACAAGGAAAGCGAGCCGCGAACGGCGTCAGTCAGGCGCGTTTACTCAACAATCTGGCCGCGTTGGCCCGCTTCGGCGCGCTGCCTTCCGGCGGGGTAAATCGGCAGGCGCTCTCCGCCGACGATCTTGACGCACGCGCCTGGCTGATCGAACTGGCGCTATCGCTGGGCTGCGAGGTGTCCACCGATGCGTGCGCCAATCTGTTTATTCGCCGCGCGGGAATGCAGGATCTGCCGCCGGTAGTTACCGGCAGTCACATTGATACCCAGCCGAGCGGCGGCAATCTGGACGGATGCTACGGCGTGATGGCGGGCATCGAGTGTCTGAGCGCGCTTAATGAAGCCGGGATAACGACCCAAAGGCCGCTGGAAGTGGTGGTCTGGACCAACGAGGAAGGCAGCCGCTTCGCCCCCGGCGCGATGGGCTCCAGCGCCTTCGTTAATCCAGACTGTCTGGCCGGCTATCTGGATAACCAGGATCGGGACGGCGTCACCGTCAGCGCGGCGCTGACCAACTGCCACCGCCGCTTTGCCGATCTGCCGCGCCGCGTTAAATACCCGATGGCGGCATTTATCGAGCTGCATATCGAACAGGGGCCGGTGTTGGAACAGGCCGGGCTGTCGCTGGCGACCGTACAGGGCATTCAGGGCGTCAGATGGTATCAGATCCGCTGCGTCGGCCAGAGCGCCCACGCCGGCACCACGCCGATGAACCGCCGCGCAGACGCCATGACGCTGGCGCGCCGTCTGACGGATCGCATCGAACGCGCCGTGGCCGATGTACCGGCCGACCAGTTGCGCTTAACCTTCGGCTGCTGGCGGGTGGCTCCCAACGCCATCAACACCGTGGCGGGCGAAGTCAGCTTCACCATCGATTTCCGCTCCCCCGACGACGATGCGTTAACCCGCTTTGATGCGCTGATAGCGGGGCTTGCCGCCGACAATGTGATTGTTACCCCATCGCTGCGCCAGCCGCCGATCGCGTTCGATGCGCATCTGCTGGCGCAGCAACAGGCGTGCTGCGACGCGCTGGATATCCCGACCGCTAAACTCGTTTCAGGCGCGTTTCACGACGCGATGTATCTGGCCCAGCACTGCCCGACCAGCATGTTTTTCGTTCCAAGCCGTAACGGCGTCAGCCATAACCCGGCTGAATATACCGATCCCCATTCGCTCTGGCTTGGCGCCAGAGCCCTCGCCTGCTGTCTGACAGAACTGGCAAACCCATTAACAGGAGTCAATTCATGA
- a CDS encoding cupin domain-containing protein: MKKNGDTGNTVLSNLGMRLRHARLAQEMTLKQLAKKVECSESLLSKLENEVATPSLAMLHRLAHSLETNISDLMAENWVADSPVLKPEQRRRKRFLQRNKQGGIELENLTHNHKGGLLQGNIHIIEPGVASDGLIEHHGEEMGYVISGDIELYLGEDTHRLTAGDSFYFPSHIPHGYCNIGKTAAHVLWVNTPVTF; encoded by the coding sequence ATGAAAAAAAACGGCGATACCGGCAATACTGTATTATCCAATCTGGGCATGCGGCTACGGCACGCCCGGCTGGCGCAGGAAATGACGTTAAAACAGCTGGCGAAGAAGGTGGAGTGCTCTGAAAGCCTGCTGTCTAAATTGGAAAACGAGGTGGCGACGCCGTCTCTGGCCATGCTGCACCGCCTGGCCCACTCGCTGGAAACCAATATTTCAGACCTGATGGCTGAAAACTGGGTCGCGGACTCACCGGTGCTTAAGCCGGAACAGCGGCGGCGAAAACGTTTCCTGCAACGAAATAAACAGGGCGGCATTGAACTGGAAAACCTGACGCACAACCATAAAGGCGGCTTGCTGCAGGGGAATATCCACATTATTGAGCCGGGCGTTGCCAGCGATGGCCTGATTGAACACCACGGCGAAGAGATGGGATATGTGATATCCGGCGATATCGAATTGTATCTGGGGGAGGACACCCACCGTTTAACCGCCGGAGACTCCTTCTATTTTCCCAGCCACATCCCCCACGGCTATTGCAATATTGGTAAAACGGCCGCCCACGTGCTGTGGGTCAATACCCCGGTCACCTTTTGA
- a CDS encoding amino acid ABC transporter permease, producing MADFYAQFLSWSPVLLNGAVTTASLCLTAIVAGFFVGVGIHLMERSRLRLCRGIAGAWVSLFRGTPVLAQMLLCFYLPGELGLEISSYLAAALALTLNTAAYQSQILRSGFAAIPPGQLEAAAICGLSARQTLWRIQVPQVLRLTLPSLISELIDVVKASAVVSIIAITDLMRVGQQLASATYQPLRVYIATALVYLLLTSLLALAGRYFERRWVKERT from the coding sequence ATGGCGGACTTTTACGCACAGTTCCTCTCCTGGTCCCCGGTTCTGCTCAACGGCGCCGTCACCACGGCATCGTTGTGCCTGACCGCTATCGTCGCCGGTTTCTTCGTCGGAGTGGGCATCCACCTGATGGAGCGCAGCCGGCTGCGGCTCTGCCGGGGGATCGCCGGCGCCTGGGTCAGCCTGTTTCGCGGCACGCCGGTACTGGCGCAGATGTTACTGTGCTTTTATTTACCCGGCGAACTGGGGCTGGAAATTTCCAGCTATCTCGCCGCCGCTTTAGCCCTGACGCTGAATACCGCCGCCTATCAATCGCAAATCCTGCGCAGCGGTTTTGCCGCCATCCCGCCCGGTCAACTGGAGGCCGCGGCGATCTGCGGTCTGAGCGCCCGCCAAACCCTGTGGCGCATTCAGGTGCCGCAGGTGCTGCGCCTGACGCTGCCGTCGCTGATCTCCGAGTTGATCGACGTGGTGAAAGCCTCCGCCGTGGTGTCGATTATCGCCATCACCGATCTGATGCGGGTAGGCCAGCAACTGGCCTCGGCAACCTATCAGCCTTTGCGGGTTTATATCGCCACGGCGCTGGTCTACCTGCTGCTCACCAGCCTGCTGGCGCTGGCGGGCCGCTATTTTGAACGCCGTTGGGTTAAGGAAAGAACATGA
- a CDS encoding ABC transporter ATP-binding protein has product MDYLRIDGLSKRFGDFTALDTVSLHVGKGSIHALLGENGAGKTTLMNILYGLYQPDGGQISLAGAPLRASSPKQALENGVGMIHQHFMLVDNLTVLENVILGASGGLRLRLAEHRRKLIDLSEQVGLDIDPDLPIWQLPIGMRQRVEILKALYRNVDLLILDEPSSVLGPEEIDAFLQILDRLRGMGKTMLFITHKLDEVFRVCDRVTVLRRGRVVGNAEIAETTPQAVSRLMVGRELPKPPALPPTPPGEVVLTVSSLCANNDRGIAALRDISFQIRAGEVLGIAGVDGNGQSELAETITGLRQPTSGDISVRGESMLGHDVGARRQRFNVAYVPEDRHSTGLVLDFSLWQNAMLRDARRAPFARNGLIDAHTAQEITRSWCEKYDIRMHTVNQKVRFLSGGNQQKLIFAREVECDPALLVVMQPCKGLDVGAVEAVQRVVREQRMQGKAILYISTELDEIMVISDRIGVMCAGQLTGMLTRAEATTARIGELMTSDVVEGVNHD; this is encoded by the coding sequence ATGGATTACCTGCGCATTGACGGCCTGAGCAAACGCTTCGGCGATTTCACCGCGCTGGATACGGTTTCGCTTCACGTTGGCAAGGGCAGCATCCATGCGCTGCTGGGTGAAAACGGCGCCGGTAAAACCACGCTGATGAATATCCTGTACGGTCTGTACCAGCCCGACGGCGGGCAGATCAGCCTGGCAGGCGCCCCGCTGAGAGCCTCCTCGCCCAAGCAGGCGCTGGAAAACGGCGTCGGGATGATCCACCAGCACTTCATGCTGGTGGATAACCTGACCGTGCTGGAAAACGTGATCCTCGGCGCCTCCGGCGGGCTGCGATTGCGGCTGGCGGAACACCGCCGCAAACTTATCGACCTGAGCGAACAGGTGGGCCTGGACATCGATCCCGATCTGCCGATATGGCAGTTACCTATCGGCATGCGCCAACGGGTCGAGATCCTCAAGGCGCTCTATCGCAACGTCGACCTGCTTATCCTCGACGAACCCAGCAGCGTTCTCGGCCCCGAAGAGATAGACGCGTTTTTGCAGATCCTGGACAGGCTGCGCGGCATGGGAAAAACCATGCTGTTCATCACCCACAAGCTGGACGAAGTATTCCGGGTCTGCGACCGGGTGACGGTGCTGCGGCGCGGCAGAGTCGTGGGAAATGCGGAGATTGCCGAGACCACCCCGCAGGCGGTTTCCCGGCTGATGGTCGGCCGCGAGCTACCCAAGCCGCCCGCGCTGCCGCCGACGCCGCCGGGCGAGGTGGTGCTGACGGTTTCGTCGCTCTGCGCCAACAACGATCGGGGAATAGCCGCGCTGCGCGATATCTCGTTCCAGATCCGCGCGGGCGAAGTGCTGGGTATCGCCGGCGTCGACGGCAACGGCCAGTCGGAGCTGGCCGAAACCATTACCGGTCTGCGCCAGCCCACCTCCGGCGATATCAGCGTGCGCGGAGAATCGATGCTGGGCCATGACGTCGGCGCACGCCGGCAGCGTTTCAACGTGGCCTACGTCCCGGAAGATCGCCATAGCACCGGTTTGGTGCTGGATTTCTCCCTGTGGCAGAACGCCATGCTGCGCGACGCCCGGCGCGCGCCCTTTGCCCGCAACGGATTGATCGACGCCCATACGGCTCAGGAAATCACCCGTAGCTGGTGCGAAAAATACGATATCCGCATGCATACGGTGAATCAGAAGGTGCGCTTTCTGTCCGGCGGTAATCAACAGAAGTTAATCTTTGCCCGCGAAGTGGAATGCGATCCGGCGCTGCTGGTGGTGATGCAGCCATGCAAAGGACTCGACGTCGGCGCCGTCGAAGCCGTACAGCGCGTGGTGCGCGAACAGCGTATGCAGGGCAAGGCGATACTGTATATCTCGACCGAACTGGATGAAATCATGGTCATTTCCGATCGTATCGGCGTAATGTGCGCCGGCCAGCTTACCGGTATGTTGACGCGCGCCGAGGCGACCACGGCACGCATCGGCGAACTGATGACCAGCGATGTGGTGGAGGGCGTCAACCATGACTAA
- a CDS encoding amino acid ABC transporter ATP-binding protein codes for MAETLIELRGVGKSFDGNRVLKDINLAVSAGEIVTLIGPSGSGKTTALRCMNFLEAYDEGEIWIKGQLLGYSGPGREPRHRDSPALIAEVRRPLAMVFQQFNLWPHMTVLENVTAPLVLGKKLSRQEARQRAAAALAQVGMSEKAAAWPSRLSGGQQQRVGIARALALEPELLLLDEPTSALDPERVEEVLDVIKALAQKGITMVMVTHEMSFAAHISSRIVFMADGGVVESGPPAALFRNPQTERLRAFLAPWFQRPLQLDESGCADGQ; via the coding sequence ATGGCAGAAACGCTTATCGAACTGCGCGGCGTCGGCAAGTCATTTGATGGCAACCGGGTGCTGAAAGATATCAATCTGGCCGTCAGCGCGGGCGAGATCGTCACGCTGATTGGCCCGTCTGGCTCAGGGAAAACCACCGCCTTACGCTGCATGAACTTTCTGGAAGCCTATGACGAAGGCGAAATCTGGATTAAAGGCCAGCTATTGGGCTACAGCGGGCCGGGGCGCGAACCGCGGCATCGTGATAGCCCGGCGCTAATTGCGGAAGTCCGCCGCCCGCTGGCCATGGTGTTTCAGCAGTTCAACCTTTGGCCGCATATGACCGTGCTGGAGAACGTAACCGCGCCGCTGGTGCTGGGGAAAAAATTATCGCGTCAGGAAGCGCGGCAACGGGCCGCCGCCGCGCTGGCGCAGGTCGGCATGAGCGAAAAAGCCGCCGCCTGGCCATCCCGGCTGTCGGGCGGGCAACAGCAGCGCGTAGGCATTGCCCGCGCGCTGGCGCTGGAGCCGGAACTGCTGTTGCTGGACGAGCCGACGTCGGCGCTCGATCCCGAACGGGTCGAAGAGGTGCTGGATGTGATCAAAGCGCTGGCGCAGAAAGGCATCACCATGGTGATGGTGACCCATGAAATGTCGTTTGCCGCCCATATTTCGTCGCGCATCGTTTTTATGGCTGACGGCGGCGTGGTGGAAAGCGGGCCGCCCGCTGCGCTGTTCCGTAATCCGCAAACCGAACGCCTGCGGGCCTTTCTCGCGCCGTGGTTTCAGCGCCCTTTACAATTAGATGAATCAGGATGCGCCGATGGTCAGTGA
- a CDS encoding BMP family protein, giving the protein MATLLTPRPFTVLHRIAAVAAVSITLAYASLVNAQPLKVAIVMAGNITDHSFNQSGYEGVMQAGKALDIEVAYSEKVPQPDQAQALSDYARRGYDIVIGHGGEFQDAVDRVARRNANTQFLIVNGTKSGGNVSTLAFDMKDMGYVIGYIGGKSSQTGVGGFIGAQKIKAYTDLNDGFVEGFTAARPDGKVLSAWTNDWDDLAKGKEAALNLIDQQADALFPTMDNAVLGSLQAIREKNKQGFGIYYDALQDWPDNLLQSAVLDMRGALLAILTQAQKAPLAGKTYVYGFETPAAFRLGSYGKGVSEQTKTEVAALIEEIKQRNAAAAQP; this is encoded by the coding sequence ATGGCCACCTTGCTTACCCCGCGTCCCTTTACCGTACTCCATCGGATAGCGGCCGTCGCCGCGGTTTCGATAACGCTGGCTTACGCCAGCCTGGTCAACGCGCAACCGTTGAAAGTGGCCATCGTGATGGCCGGTAATATCACCGACCATTCGTTTAATCAATCCGGCTATGAAGGCGTGATGCAGGCGGGCAAAGCGCTGGACATCGAAGTCGCCTACAGCGAGAAAGTGCCCCAGCCCGATCAGGCGCAGGCCTTGTCAGACTACGCCCGCCGCGGCTACGACATCGTGATCGGTCACGGCGGCGAGTTTCAGGACGCGGTTGACCGGGTCGCCAGACGCAATGCCAACACGCAGTTCCTGATCGTCAACGGGACGAAAAGCGGCGGTAACGTCTCCACGCTGGCGTTTGACATGAAAGATATGGGCTATGTCATCGGTTATATCGGCGGTAAAAGCTCGCAAACCGGCGTCGGCGGTTTTATCGGCGCGCAGAAAATCAAAGCCTACACCGACCTGAACGACGGTTTTGTCGAGGGCTTTACCGCCGCCCGCCCGGACGGCAAGGTGTTAAGCGCCTGGACCAACGACTGGGACGATCTGGCGAAAGGCAAAGAAGCGGCGCTGAACCTGATTGACCAGCAGGCGGACGCCCTGTTCCCGACCATGGATAACGCGGTGCTTGGCAGCCTTCAGGCGATAAGAGAGAAAAATAAGCAGGGTTTCGGCATTTACTATGATGCGCTGCAGGACTGGCCGGATAATCTGCTGCAATCCGCGGTGCTGGATATGCGCGGCGCGCTGTTGGCGATTCTGACGCAGGCCCAGAAAGCGCCGCTGGCGGGCAAGACCTATGTCTACGGCTTCGAGACGCCGGCGGCGTTCCGCCTGGGCAGCTACGGCAAGGGCGTATCGGAGCAGACCAAAACCGAGGTTGCCGCGCTGATTGAGGAGATCAAGCAACGCAATGCCGCGGCGGCTCAGCCATAA